A single genomic interval of Trichosurus vulpecula isolate mTriVul1 chromosome 6, mTriVul1.pri, whole genome shotgun sequence harbors:
- the LOC118854814 gene encoding replication protein A 14 kDa subunit-like: MVEVLELPHVVHFIDRPMCFVGWLKKVHPSGKSFILLDGEGKQVTVELAEPLEDQISGILEVVGRVMAKATILCASYMLFRDHNNSFDLRLYSDALKIIHKFPQYYPFGATQQD; this comes from the coding sequence ATGGTGGAGGTGCTGGAGCTGCCACATGTGGTGCACTTCATCGACCGGCCCATGTGCTTCGTGGGGTGGCTGAAGAAAGTCCACCCCAGCGGGAAGTCTTTCATCCTGTTGGATGGGGAAGGCAAGCAGGTCACGGTGGAGCTGGCGGAGCCACTTGAAGATCAGATTTCTGGGATCCTGGAAGTCGTTGGCAGAGTGATGGCCAAGGCCACCATTTTGTGTGCATCCTACATGCTGTTCAGAGATCACAACAACAGCTTTGATCTCCGGCTCTACAGTGACGCTCTCAAAATCATCCACAAGTTCCCACAGTATTACCCGTTTGGGGCCACGCAACAGGACTGA